The sequence below is a genomic window from Perca flavescens isolate YP-PL-M2 chromosome 24, PFLA_1.0, whole genome shotgun sequence.
GCTTGGAGCAGCGACCTGAACTTGGTCAGCCAGTTGTCCCAGTGAAAAGTGCTGATGAAGGCCATCCTGAACTTATCACCTGAAAGAGTGTACAGAGCCAGGTTGAAAAAGGTGTTGAATCCAGCCAGAGGCCTGGAGATAATATACGCTGCATGCACGATGTACTCCACCATGCACGGCATCCTTCGAGTTTCTATCCGCAACACACGCAAGATGTGATACGGCAGGAAACACACCACAAACACCACCAGGATCAGCACGGTCACGCGCCGTGCTCGCATCCGACACGGGCTGGTTGTGTAAGGCCCTTTGGCCAACTGTTTCACTATACCGATGTAACACATGAATACCACCACTAGAGGGAGTAGAAATCCGAAGGCAGTCAGCAGCCGGACATACCACATACTTAACATGTTACTAAGGTCTATGTTGCTAGCAAAGTCTAAGCAGTACGTCTTGTTGTTGCGCTGGTCTAAGGATATTATCATCAACATGGGAGTGATTTCGGCAGCGGCGATGATCCAGACGGCTGAACACGCAATTATACCCCAAAACTTTTGCTGCACCTGCGCTGCCCTCAGAGGCTTGCTCACCACCACATAGCGGAAAACGGCGAGACACGTTAGGAAGAGGATGCTCGCATACAGGTTAAAATGAAAGCCAAAGCGCACAAAGCGGCACATGAAGTCGCCGAGGGTCCACAATTCCCCGTTGCTGTAGTAGTGGACCAGGAAGGGCATGCTGAGAACATAGAGGAGGTCAGTCAGTGCCAGGTTGACCATGATGATGCTGTTGCTCTTCCAGGGACGCAGCTTTGTCACGTAAATGCCAATGGAGGTTATGTTGCCCATCAGGCCCAcaatgaagatgatgatgtagGAGACAGGCAGGTAATATCGTTTTATCAGTTGGTCCACGTCGGTGCAGTTGGGATGTTCCATGGCTGAGTCCTGTTGAGAATCAAAAGCAATTTTACAaaccacatttaaaatataaaactcTGAGAAGAGGGATCTAGCCGAAGTCGTAGTTAAAATTGCAGACCAAGAGGTCATGTCCTTGTTTCCTGGGATTTTTAATGATCCAAGAAGTTAAATGCTACACCTATCCACAAATTACACTGATATTTCTGGACTTAAGATACTGAAATTTGACTGTGTTAAGTCAGTTTGAAACATCATTTAAATCATCGTTTGGGGAGATAGAAAAGCACAGAAAATATATATCTAACACTTAAACACATACTTTCctttataattaaaaatgtgtggctagtcaaaagttttttttcagggGGGCCGATCTATACTGTAGGTAGGGCTTGTTGACCACTAGAAAGATGTATTTTACATGTGCTCTTTACTAACGTACAAGAAGCTGCTTGATAATTGACTTCAATTAACTGATTAC
It includes:
- the LOC114551092 gene encoding 2-oxoglutarate receptor 1-like, whose product is MTSWSAILTTTSARSLFSEFYILNVVCKIAFDSQQDSAMEHPNCTDVDQLIKRYYLPVSYIIIFIVGLMGNITSIGIYVTKLRPWKSNSIIMVNLALTDLLYVLSMPFLVHYYSNGELWTLGDFMCRFVRFGFHFNLYASILFLTCLAVFRYVVVSKPLRAAQVQQKFWGIIACSAVWIIAAAEITPMLMIISLDQRNNKTYCLDFASNIDLSNMLSMWYVRLLTAFGFLLPLVVVFMCYIGIVKQLAKGPYTTSPCRMRARRVTVLILVVFVVCFLPYHILRVLRIETRRMPCMVEYIVHAAYIISRPLAGFNTFFNLALYTLSGDKFRMAFISTFHWDNWLTKFRSLLQAIFRKERRDMPAA